Proteins from one Gibbsiella quercinecans genomic window:
- the rpoC gene encoding DNA-directed RNA polymerase subunit beta', with protein sequence MKDLLKFLKAQTKTEEFDAIKIALASPDMIRSWSFGEVKKPETINYRTFKPERDGLFCARIFGPVKDYECLCGKYKRLKHRGVICEKCGVEVTQTKVRRERMGHIELASPTAHIWFLKSLPSRIGLLLDMPLRDIERVLYFESYVVVEGGMTNLERRQILTEEQYLDALEEFGDEFDAKMGAEAIQALLKNMDLEAECEQLREELNETNSETKRKKLTKRIKLLEAFVQSGNKPEWMILTVLPVLPPDLRPLVPLDGGRFATSDLNDLYRRVINRNNRLKRLLDLAAPDIIVRNEKRMLQEAVDALLDNGRRGRAITGSNKRPLKSLADMIKGKQGRFRQNLLGKRVDYSGRSVITVGPYLRLHQCGLPKKMALELFKPFIYGKLELRGLATTIKAAKKMVEREEAVVWDILDEVIREHPVMLNRAPTLHRLGIQAFEPVLIEGKAIQLHPLVCAAYNADFDGDQMAVHVPLTLEAQLEARALMMSTNNILSPANGEPIIVPSQDVVLGLYYMTRDCVNAKGEGMVLTGSKEAERVYRAGQASLHARVKVRITEEVKNAEGEWSSKTSIIDTTIGRAILWMIVPKGLPFSIVNQPLGKKAISKMLNTCYRILGLKPTVIFADQIMYTGFAYAARSGASVGIDDMVIPAKKAEIIEEAETEVAEIQEQFQSGLVTAGERYNKVIDIWAAANERVAKAMMENLSVEDVVNRDGVVEQQVSFNSIFMMADSGARGSAAQIRQLAGMRGLMAKPDGSIIETPITANFREGLNVLQYFISTHGARKGLADTALKTANSGYLTRRLVDVAQDLVVTEDDCGTHNGILMTPVIEGGDVKEPLRERVLGRVTAEEVLKPGTADILVPRNTLLNEKWCDLLEENSVDSVKVRSVVSCETDFGVCAHCYGRDLARGHLVNKGEAIGVIAAQSIGEPGTQLTMRTFHIGGAASRAAAESSIQVRNKGSLRLSNAKFVVNTAGKLVITSRNTELKLFDEFGRTKESYKVPYGAVMGKGDGAEVNGGETVANWDPHTMPVISEVSGFIRFADMVDTQTITRQTDDLTGLSSLVVLDSAERTGSGKDLRPALKIVDANGDDVLIPGTDMPAQYFLPGKAIVQLEDGIQINAGDTLARIPQESGGTKDITGGLPRVADLFEARRPKEPAILAEISGIISFGKETKGKRRLVISPLDGSDAYEEMIPKWRQLNVFEGEVVERGDVVSDGPESPHDILRLRGVHAVTRYITNEVQEVYRLQGVKINDKHIEVIVRQMLRKGTIVSAGGTDFLEGEQAEMSRVKIANRQLEAEGKLPATFTRDLLGITKASLATESFISAASFQETTRVLTEAAVAGKRDELRGLKENVIVGRLIPAGTGYAYHQDRMRRRAQGEAPVAPQVSAEEATANLAELLNAGLGNSDDE encoded by the coding sequence GTGAAAGACTTATTGAAGTTTCTGAAAGCGCAAACTAAGACCGAAGAGTTTGATGCGATCAAAATTGCTCTGGCATCGCCAGACATGATCCGTTCATGGTCGTTCGGTGAAGTTAAGAAGCCGGAAACCATTAACTACCGTACGTTCAAACCAGAACGTGACGGTCTGTTTTGTGCCCGTATCTTTGGGCCAGTAAAAGACTACGAGTGCCTGTGCGGTAAGTACAAGCGCTTGAAACACCGTGGCGTCATCTGTGAGAAGTGCGGCGTTGAAGTGACCCAAACCAAAGTGCGCCGTGAGCGCATGGGCCACATCGAACTGGCTTCCCCGACTGCGCACATCTGGTTCCTGAAATCGCTGCCATCCCGCATCGGTTTGCTGCTGGATATGCCGCTGCGTGACATCGAACGCGTGCTGTACTTCGAATCCTACGTGGTGGTTGAAGGCGGCATGACCAACCTGGAGCGCCGTCAGATCCTGACTGAAGAGCAGTATCTGGACGCACTGGAAGAGTTCGGTGATGAATTCGACGCCAAGATGGGTGCCGAAGCTATTCAGGCCCTGTTGAAAAACATGGATCTGGAAGCTGAGTGCGAACAACTGCGCGAAGAGCTGAACGAAACCAACTCTGAAACCAAGCGTAAGAAGCTGACCAAGCGTATCAAGCTGCTGGAAGCGTTCGTTCAATCTGGCAACAAGCCGGAATGGATGATCCTGACCGTGCTGCCGGTACTGCCGCCGGATCTGCGCCCGCTGGTTCCGTTGGACGGTGGCCGTTTCGCGACGTCGGATCTGAACGATCTGTATCGCCGCGTGATCAACCGTAACAACCGTCTGAAACGCCTGTTGGATCTGGCTGCGCCGGACATCATCGTGCGCAACGAAAAGCGTATGCTGCAAGAAGCGGTAGATGCCCTGCTGGATAACGGCCGCCGCGGCCGTGCGATCACCGGTTCCAACAAACGTCCTCTGAAATCTTTGGCCGACATGATCAAAGGTAAGCAGGGTCGTTTCCGTCAGAACCTGCTGGGTAAACGCGTCGACTACTCTGGCCGTTCCGTTATCACCGTGGGCCCATACCTGCGTCTGCATCAGTGCGGTCTGCCGAAGAAAATGGCGCTGGAACTGTTCAAACCGTTCATCTACGGCAAGCTTGAGCTGCGTGGCCTGGCCACCACTATCAAAGCCGCCAAGAAAATGGTTGAGCGTGAAGAAGCCGTCGTTTGGGATATCCTGGACGAAGTGATCCGCGAACACCCGGTCATGCTGAACCGTGCGCCAACCCTGCACCGTTTGGGTATCCAGGCGTTCGAACCGGTTCTGATCGAAGGTAAAGCCATCCAGCTGCACCCGCTGGTTTGTGCGGCATACAACGCCGACTTCGATGGTGACCAGATGGCAGTACACGTTCCGCTGACGCTGGAAGCACAGTTGGAAGCGCGTGCGCTGATGATGTCTACCAACAACATCCTGTCCCCAGCGAACGGCGAGCCAATCATCGTTCCTTCCCAGGACGTTGTTTTGGGTCTGTATTACATGACCCGCGACTGTGTTAACGCCAAGGGCGAAGGCATGGTGCTGACTGGCTCGAAAGAAGCTGAGCGCGTTTACCGTGCCGGCCAGGCTTCCCTGCATGCGCGCGTTAAAGTGCGTATCACTGAAGAAGTGAAAAATGCAGAGGGCGAGTGGAGCTCAAAAACCAGCATCATCGATACCACTATCGGCCGCGCCATCCTGTGGATGATCGTACCGAAAGGTCTGCCGTTCTCGATCGTTAACCAGCCGCTGGGCAAAAAAGCGATCTCCAAGATGCTGAACACCTGTTACCGCATCCTGGGCCTGAAGCCGACCGTTATCTTTGCTGACCAAATCATGTACACCGGTTTTGCTTACGCAGCCCGTTCAGGTGCTTCCGTCGGTATCGATGACATGGTTATCCCGGCTAAGAAAGCGGAGATCATCGAAGAAGCGGAAACCGAAGTTGCCGAAATCCAGGAGCAGTTCCAGTCTGGTTTGGTTACCGCTGGCGAACGTTACAACAAAGTGATCGATATCTGGGCTGCGGCAAACGAACGTGTTGCTAAAGCGATGATGGAAAACCTGTCGGTTGAAGACGTGGTTAACCGTGACGGCGTTGTGGAACAGCAAGTTTCCTTCAACAGCATCTTCATGATGGCCGACTCCGGTGCGCGTGGTTCTGCCGCTCAGATTCGTCAGCTGGCTGGTATGCGTGGCCTGATGGCGAAGCCGGATGGTTCGATCATTGAAACGCCAATCACCGCAAACTTCCGTGAAGGTTTGAACGTACTCCAGTACTTCATCTCAACCCACGGTGCGCGTAAAGGTTTGGCGGATACCGCACTGAAAACGGCAAACTCCGGTTATCTGACCCGTCGTCTGGTTGACGTGGCGCAGGATCTGGTTGTCACCGAAGATGACTGTGGTACGCACAACGGTATCCTGATGACCCCGGTCATCGAAGGCGGCGACGTTAAAGAACCGCTGCGTGAACGTGTACTGGGCCGTGTGACTGCAGAAGAAGTCTTGAAGCCGGGTACGGCGGATATTCTGGTTCCGCGCAATACGCTGCTGAACGAAAAATGGTGTGATCTGTTAGAAGAGAACTCCGTTGATAGCGTTAAAGTGCGCTCGGTTGTTAGCTGTGAAACCGACTTTGGCGTGTGTGCACACTGCTACGGTCGTGACCTGGCGCGTGGCCATCTGGTCAACAAGGGCGAAGCTATCGGCGTTATCGCGGCACAGTCCATCGGTGAGCCGGGTACTCAGCTGACCATGCGTACCTTCCACATCGGTGGTGCGGCATCGCGTGCGGCTGCTGAATCCAGCATCCAGGTGAGAAACAAAGGTAGTCTCCGCCTGAGCAATGCCAAGTTCGTTGTGAACACGGCAGGCAAGCTGGTGATCACTTCCCGTAACACCGAACTGAAGCTGTTCGATGAATTCGGCCGTACCAAAGAAAGCTACAAAGTGCCTTACGGCGCGGTGATGGGCAAAGGTGACGGTGCAGAAGTTAACGGCGGCGAAACCGTTGCTAACTGGGATCCGCACACCATGCCGGTTATCAGTGAAGTGAGCGGCTTTATTCGCTTTGCTGATATGGTTGATACTCAGACCATTACTCGCCAGACCGATGACCTGACCGGTTTGTCTTCGCTGGTTGTTCTGGACTCTGCAGAGCGTACCGGTAGCGGTAAAGATCTGCGTCCGGCGCTGAAAATCGTTGACGCCAACGGTGACGACGTATTGATCCCAGGCACTGATATGCCTGCTCAATACTTCCTGCCAGGTAAAGCGATCGTTCAGTTGGAAGATGGTATCCAGATCAACGCCGGTGACACTTTGGCGCGTATTCCGCAGGAATCCGGCGGTACCAAGGACATCACCGGTGGTCTGCCACGCGTTGCGGACTTGTTCGAAGCGCGTCGTCCGAAAGAGCCTGCTATCCTGGCTGAAATCAGCGGGATCATCTCCTTCGGTAAAGAAACCAAAGGCAAACGTCGTCTGGTAATTTCTCCGTTGGATGGCAGCGATGCTTACGAAGAAATGATTCCAAAATGGCGTCAGCTCAACGTGTTCGAAGGCGAAGTTGTGGAACGTGGTGACGTCGTATCCGACGGCCCAGAGTCCCCGCACGACATTCTGCGTCTGCGTGGTGTGCATGCGGTTACCCGCTACATCACCAACGAAGTGCAGGAAGTTTACCGTCTGCAAGGCGTTAAGATTAACGATAAACACATTGAAGTTATCGTTCGTCAGATGTTGCGTAAAGGCACCATCGTTAGCGCGGGTGGCACTGACTTCCTGGAAGGTGAGCAGGCAGAAATGTCTCGCGTTAAAATCGCCAACCGTCAGTTGGAAGCGGAAGGCAAATTGCCGGCAACCTTTACCCGTGACCTGCTCGGTATCACCAAGGCATCCCTGGCGACCGAGTCCTTCATCTCTGCAGCATCGTTCCAGGAAACGACGCGTGTTCTCACCGAAGCGGCTGTTGCCGGTAAGCGTGATGAACTGCGCGGCCTGAAAGAAAACGTCATCGTGGGCCGCCTGATCCCGGCGGGTACCGGTTACGCTTATCATCAGGACCGTATGCGCCGTCGTGCGCAGGGTGAAGCACCAGTAGCTCCGCAAGTGAGCGCGGAAGAAGCAACGGCTAACCTGGCCGAGCTGTTAAATGCTGGCTTGGGCAACAGCGACGACGAATAA
- the rpoB gene encoding DNA-directed RNA polymerase subunit beta — protein MVYSYTEKKRIRKDFGKRPQVLDIPYLLSIQLDSFQKFIEQDPEGQYGLEAAFRSVFPIQSYSGNSELQYVSYRLGEPVFDVKECQIRGVTFSAPLRVKLRLVIYEREAPEGTVKDIKEQEVYMGEIPLMTENGTFVINGTERVIVSQLHRSPGVFFDSDKGKTHSSGKVLYNARIIPYRGSWLDFEFDPKDNLFVRIDRRRKLPATIILRALNYTTEQILDLFFEKVVFEIRDNKLQMELVPDRLRGETASFDIEANGKIYVEKGRRITARHIRQLEKDEIQSIEVPVEYIAGKVVAKDYIDTNTGELICAANMELSLDLLAKLSQSGHKRIETLFTNDLDHGAYISETVRVDPTSDRLSALVEIYRMMRPGEPPTREAAESLFENLFFSEDRYDLSAVGRMKFNRSLLRDEIEGSGILSNEDIIEVMKKLIGIRNGKGEVDDIDHLGNRRIRSVGEMAENQFRVGLVRVERAVKERLSLGDLDTLMPQDMINAKPISAAVKEFFGSSQLSQFMDQNNPLSEITHKRRISALGPGGLTRERAGFEVRDVHPTHYGRVCPIETPEGPNIGLINSLSVYAQTNEYGFLETPYRRVRDGVVTDEINYLSAIEEGNFVIAQANSNLDEEGRFIEDLVTCRNKGESSLFSRDQVDYMDVSTQQVVSVGASLIPFLEHDDANRALMGANMQRQAVPTLRADKPLVGTGMERAVAVDSGVTAVAKRGGVIQYVDASRIVIKVNEDEMYPGEAGIDIYNLTKYTRSNQNTCINQMPCVSLGEPVERGDVLADGPSTDLGELALGQNMRVAFMPWNGYNFEDSILVSERVVQEDRFTTIHIQELACVSRDTKLGPEEITADIPNVGEAALSKLDESGIVYIGAEVTGGDILVGKVTPKGETQLTPEEKLLRAIFGEKASDVKDSSLRVPNSVSGTVIDVQVFTRDGVEKDKRALEIEDMQLKQAKKDLTEELQILEAGLFARIHAVLVAGGVEAEKLSKLPRDRWLELGLTDEEKQNQLEQLAEQYDELKSDFEKKLEAKRRKITQGDDLAPGVLKIVKVYLAVKRQIQPGDKMAGRHGNKGVISKINPIEDMPYDENGTPVDIVLNPLGVPSRMNIGQILETHLGMAAKGIGEKINAMLKQQQEVAKLREFIQKAYDLGDNTRQKVDLNTFSDEEVLRLAENLKKGMPIATPVFDGAKEQEIKALLEMGGIPTSGQITLFDGRTGEQFERQVTVGYMYMLKLNHLVDDKMHARSTGSYSLVTQQPLGGKAQFGGQRFGEMEVWALEAYGAAYTLQEMLTVKSDDVNGRTKMYKNIVDGDHRMEPGMPESFNVLLKEIRSLGINIELEDE, from the coding sequence ATGGTTTACTCCTATACCGAGAAAAAACGCATTCGTAAGGATTTTGGCAAACGTCCACAAGTTCTGGACATTCCATATCTCCTTTCTATCCAGCTTGACTCGTTCCAGAAGTTTATCGAGCAAGATCCAGAAGGGCAGTACGGCCTTGAAGCCGCATTCCGTTCTGTTTTCCCTATCCAGAGCTACAGTGGCAATTCGGAGCTGCAATACGTTAGCTACCGTCTTGGTGAGCCGGTGTTCGACGTCAAAGAGTGCCAGATTCGTGGTGTGACGTTCTCAGCGCCGCTGCGCGTCAAGCTGCGCCTGGTTATCTATGAACGAGAAGCACCAGAAGGTACGGTCAAAGACATCAAGGAACAAGAAGTCTATATGGGCGAAATTCCGCTCATGACCGAGAACGGCACCTTTGTGATCAACGGTACTGAGAGGGTTATCGTATCTCAGCTGCACCGTAGTCCTGGCGTGTTCTTTGATAGCGATAAGGGCAAAACCCACTCCTCGGGTAAAGTGCTGTATAACGCACGTATCATTCCTTACCGTGGTTCCTGGCTGGATTTCGAGTTTGACCCGAAAGACAACCTGTTCGTGCGTATCGACCGTCGTCGCAAACTGCCGGCGACCATCATTCTGCGCGCGCTGAACTACACCACAGAACAGATCCTTGACCTGTTCTTTGAGAAAGTTGTTTTCGAGATCCGTGACAACAAACTGCAGATGGAACTGGTGCCAGACCGTCTGCGTGGCGAGACTGCCTCCTTCGATATCGAAGCCAACGGTAAAATCTACGTTGAGAAAGGCCGCCGCATCACGGCTCGTCATATTCGTCAGCTGGAAAAAGACGAAATTCAGAGCATTGAAGTACCGGTGGAATACATCGCGGGTAAAGTGGTCGCGAAGGATTACATCGATACCAATACCGGCGAACTGATCTGCGCGGCCAACATGGAGCTGTCGTTGGATCTGCTGGCCAAGCTGAGCCAGTCCGGTCACAAACGTATTGAAACACTGTTCACCAACGATCTGGATCACGGCGCGTACATTTCTGAAACCGTGCGTGTTGATCCAACCAGCGATCGTCTGAGCGCGCTGGTAGAAATTTACCGCATGATGCGCCCTGGTGAGCCGCCAACCCGCGAAGCAGCGGAAAGCCTGTTTGAGAACCTGTTCTTCTCTGAAGACCGCTACGATCTGTCAGCGGTTGGCCGTATGAAGTTCAACCGTTCTCTGCTGCGTGACGAGATCGAAGGTTCGGGCATCCTGAGCAACGAAGACATCATTGAAGTGATGAAGAAGCTCATCGGTATCCGTAACGGTAAAGGCGAAGTGGACGATATCGACCACCTCGGCAACCGTCGTATCCGTTCCGTTGGCGAAATGGCCGAAAACCAGTTCCGCGTCGGCCTGGTACGCGTTGAGCGTGCGGTGAAAGAGCGTCTGTCCCTGGGCGATCTGGACACCCTGATGCCACAGGACATGATCAACGCCAAGCCGATTTCGGCGGCGGTGAAAGAGTTCTTTGGTTCCAGCCAGCTGTCCCAGTTCATGGACCAGAACAACCCGCTGTCTGAGATTACGCACAAACGCCGTATCTCTGCATTGGGCCCAGGCGGCTTGACCCGTGAACGCGCCGGCTTTGAAGTTCGAGACGTACACCCGACCCACTACGGCCGTGTGTGCCCAATCGAAACGCCGGAAGGCCCGAACATCGGTCTGATCAACTCCCTGTCTGTGTACGCGCAGACCAACGAATATGGTTTCCTGGAAACCCCATACCGCCGCGTGCGCGATGGCGTTGTAACGGATGAGATCAATTACCTGTCTGCTATTGAAGAAGGCAACTTCGTTATCGCCCAGGCGAACTCCAACCTGGATGAAGAAGGCCGCTTCATAGAAGATCTGGTTACCTGTCGTAACAAAGGCGAGTCCAGCCTGTTCAGCCGCGATCAGGTTGACTATATGGACGTTTCCACCCAGCAGGTGGTTTCCGTTGGTGCTTCACTGATTCCATTCCTGGAACACGATGACGCCAACCGTGCATTGATGGGTGCGAACATGCAACGTCAGGCCGTGCCGACCCTGCGTGCTGACAAGCCGCTGGTAGGTACCGGTATGGAGCGTGCTGTAGCGGTTGACTCCGGCGTTACCGCCGTGGCCAAACGTGGCGGTGTGATCCAGTACGTGGATGCTTCCCGTATCGTTATCAAAGTTAACGAAGACGAGATGTACCCAGGCGAAGCGGGTATCGACATCTACAACCTGACCAAATACACCCGTTCTAACCAGAACACCTGTATCAACCAGATGCCATGCGTATCGCTTGGCGAGCCGGTTGAACGTGGTGATGTGCTGGCAGACGGCCCGTCCACCGATTTGGGTGAACTGGCGCTGGGTCAGAACATGCGCGTGGCGTTCATGCCGTGGAACGGCTATAACTTCGAAGACTCCATCTTGGTCTCCGAGCGTGTGGTTCAGGAAGATCGCTTCACCACCATCCACATTCAAGAACTGGCGTGTGTGTCCCGTGACACCAAGCTGGGGCCGGAAGAGATCACCGCTGACATTCCAAACGTGGGTGAAGCGGCGCTCTCGAAACTGGATGAATCCGGTATCGTGTACATCGGTGCGGAAGTGACCGGCGGCGATATTCTGGTCGGTAAAGTGACGCCAAAAGGCGAAACCCAACTGACCCCAGAAGAGAAGCTGCTGCGTGCGATCTTCGGTGAGAAGGCTTCTGACGTTAAGGACTCTTCTCTGCGTGTGCCAAACAGCGTTTCCGGTACGGTTATCGACGTGCAGGTCTTCACCCGTGACGGTGTGGAAAAAGACAAGCGTGCGTTGGAAATCGAAGATATGCAGCTCAAGCAGGCGAAAAAAGACCTGACTGAAGAACTGCAGATCCTGGAAGCTGGCTTGTTCGCACGTATCCATGCGGTGCTGGTTGCCGGTGGCGTTGAAGCTGAGAAGCTGAGCAAACTGCCACGCGATCGCTGGCTGGAACTGGGCCTGACTGATGAAGAGAAGCAAAACCAGCTGGAACAGCTGGCGGAGCAGTACGACGAGCTGAAATCCGATTTCGAGAAGAAACTGGAAGCCAAGCGTCGTAAGATCACTCAGGGCGACGATCTGGCGCCAGGCGTGCTGAAAATCGTCAAGGTGTATCTGGCCGTTAAACGTCAGATCCAACCGGGTGATAAAATGGCAGGCCGCCACGGTAACAAGGGTGTTATCTCCAAGATCAACCCGATCGAAGATATGCCTTACGATGAAAACGGCACGCCGGTAGACATCGTACTGAACCCGCTGGGCGTACCATCACGTATGAACATCGGTCAGATCCTGGAAACCCACCTGGGTATGGCTGCCAAAGGCATCGGTGAGAAAATCAACGCGATGCTTAAGCAGCAGCAGGAAGTGGCCAAGCTGCGTGAGTTTATCCAGAAAGCTTACGATCTGGGCGACAACACGCGCCAGAAGGTTGATCTGAACACCTTCTCTGACGAAGAAGTGCTGCGTCTGGCAGAGAACCTGAAAAAAGGTATGCCGATCGCCACGCCAGTGTTTGATGGTGCTAAAGAGCAGGAAATCAAAGCGCTGCTGGAAATGGGCGGTATCCCGACGTCAGGGCAGATTACGTTGTTCGATGGCCGCACCGGCGAACAGTTCGAGCGCCAGGTCACCGTTGGCTACATGTACATGCTGAAACTGAACCACTTGGTTGACGACAAAATGCATGCGCGTTCAACCGGTTCTTACAGCCTGGTTACTCAACAGCCGCTGGGTGGTAAAGCTCAGTTTGGTGGTCAACGCTTCGGTGAGATGGAAGTGTGGGCGCTGGAAGCCTATGGCGCCGCGTACACGCTGCAAGAAATGCTCACCGTTAAGTCGGATGACGTTAACGGCCGTACCAAGATGTATAAAAACATCGTGGATGGCGACCACCGTATGGAACCTGGCATGCCGGAATCCTTCAACGTACTGTTGAAAGAAATCCGCTCGCTGGGCATCAACATCGAACTGGAAGACGAGTAA
- the rplL gene encoding 50S ribosomal protein L7/L12 — MSITKDQILEAVAAMSVMDVVELVSAMEEKFGVSAAAAVAVAAGPAEAAEEKTEFDVVLKAIGGNKVAVIKAVRSATGLGLKEAKDLVESAPAALKEGVSKDDAEALKKALEEAGAEVEVK, encoded by the coding sequence ATGTCTATCACTAAAGACCAAATCCTGGAAGCAGTTGCTGCTATGTCCGTAATGGACGTTGTTGAACTGGTTTCCGCTATGGAAGAAAAATTCGGTGTTTCTGCTGCTGCCGCTGTAGCTGTTGCTGCTGGCCCTGCTGAAGCTGCTGAAGAAAAAACTGAGTTCGACGTTGTACTGAAAGCTATCGGCGGTAACAAAGTAGCCGTGATCAAAGCAGTACGTAGTGCAACTGGTCTGGGCCTGAAAGAAGCTAAAGACCTGGTTGAATCTGCTCCAGCCGCTCTGAAAGAAGGCGTGAGCAAAGACGACGCTGAAGCTCTGAAGAAAGCACTGGAAGAAGCTGGCGCTGAAGTTGAAGTTAAATAA
- the rplJ gene encoding 50S ribosomal protein L10, which produces MALNLQDKQAIVAEVNEVAKGALSAVVADSRGVTVDKMTELRKAGREAGVYMRVVRNTLLRRVVEGTPFECLKDTFVGPTLIAFSNEHPGAAARLFKEFAKANAKFEVKAAAFEGELIPAAQIDRLATLPTYEEAIARLMSTMKEAAAGKLVRTLAAVRDQKEAA; this is translated from the coding sequence ATGGCATTAAATCTTCAAGACAAACAAGCGATTGTTGCTGAAGTCAACGAAGTAGCCAAAGGCGCGCTGTCTGCGGTTGTTGCGGATTCTCGCGGCGTTACCGTAGATAAAATGACTGAACTGCGTAAAGCAGGTCGTGAAGCTGGCGTTTACATGCGTGTTGTTCGTAACACCTTGCTGCGTCGCGTTGTTGAAGGCACTCCGTTCGAATGCCTGAAAGACACGTTTGTCGGTCCAACCTTGATTGCATTCTCTAACGAACACCCGGGTGCTGCTGCTCGTCTGTTTAAAGAGTTCGCGAAAGCGAATGCAAAATTCGAGGTTAAAGCTGCGGCCTTTGAAGGTGAGCTGATCCCTGCGGCGCAAATCGACCGCTTGGCAACGCTGCCAACTTACGAAGAAGCAATCGCACGCCTGATGTCGACCATGAAAGAAGCCGCTGCCGGCAAACTGGTTCGTACTCTGGCTGCTGTGCGCGATCAGAAAGAAGCAGCTTAA
- the rplA gene encoding 50S ribosomal protein L1: MAKLTKRMRVIRDKVDATKQYDITEAVALLKELATAKFVESVDVAVNLGIDARKSDQNVRGATVLPHGTGRSVRVAVFAQGPNAEAAKAAGAELVGMEDLADQIKKGEMNFDVVIASPDAMRVVGQLGQVLGPRGLMPNPKVGTVTPNVAEAVKNAKAGQVRYRNDKNGIIHTTIGKVDFDSDKLKENLEALLVALKKAKPAQAKGVYIKKVSLSTTMGAGVAIDQSGLTAVAV; this comes from the coding sequence ATGGCTAAGCTGACCAAGCGCATGCGCGTGATCCGTGACAAAGTTGATGCTACTAAACAGTACGACATCACCGAAGCCGTTGCCCTGCTGAAAGAGCTGGCCACTGCGAAATTCGTAGAAAGCGTTGACGTTGCCGTTAACCTCGGTATCGATGCACGTAAATCTGACCAAAACGTACGTGGCGCCACCGTTCTGCCACACGGTACTGGCCGTTCTGTTCGCGTTGCCGTATTTGCCCAGGGCCCTAACGCTGAAGCTGCTAAAGCAGCTGGCGCAGAGCTGGTAGGTATGGAAGATCTGGCTGACCAGATCAAAAAAGGCGAAATGAACTTTGACGTTGTTATTGCTTCCCCGGATGCAATGCGCGTTGTTGGCCAACTGGGCCAGGTTCTGGGCCCACGTGGCCTGATGCCAAACCCGAAAGTGGGTACCGTTACGCCAAACGTTGCTGAAGCGGTTAAAAATGCTAAAGCAGGCCAGGTTCGTTATCGTAACGACAAAAACGGCATCATCCATACCACTATCGGTAAGGTTGATTTCGACTCTGACAAGCTGAAAGAAAACCTGGAAGCCCTGCTGGTTGCGCTGAAAAAAGCAAAACCTGCACAGGCGAAAGGCGTTTACATCAAGAAAGTTAGCCTCTCCACCACCATGGGTGCTGGCGTTGCTATCGATCAGAGCGGCCTGACTGCTGTCGCAGTATAA
- the rplK gene encoding 50S ribosomal protein L11, with the protein MAKKVQAYVKLQVAAGMANPSPPVGPALGQQGVNIMEFCKAFNAKTDSIEKGLPIPVVITVYSDRSFTFVTKTPPAAVLLKKAAGIKSGSGKPNKDKVGKVTRAQVREIAETKAADMTGSDVEAMTRSIEGTARSMGLVVED; encoded by the coding sequence ATGGCCAAGAAAGTACAAGCCTACGTTAAGCTGCAGGTTGCAGCTGGTATGGCTAACCCGAGCCCGCCAGTCGGTCCTGCTCTGGGTCAGCAAGGTGTTAACATCATGGAATTCTGTAAAGCGTTCAATGCTAAGACTGACAGCATTGAAAAAGGCCTGCCGATCCCAGTTGTTATTACTGTTTATTCTGATCGCTCCTTCACCTTCGTTACCAAAACCCCGCCAGCAGCAGTTCTGCTGAAAAAAGCGGCTGGTATCAAGTCTGGTTCCGGTAAGCCGAACAAAGACAAAGTCGGTAAAGTGACCCGTGCTCAGGTACGTGAAATCGCAGAAACCAAAGCTGCGGACATGACTGGTTCTGACGTTGAAGCGATGACTCGCTCCATCGAAGGTACCGCTCGTTCCATGGGCCTGGTAGTGGAGGATTAA